In Dysidea avara chromosome 6, odDysAvar1.4, whole genome shotgun sequence, the genomic stretch AATTAATATTAACCTTGTCATAAGGAGCTGGGATGCCATCATACACTCTCAACCTGTTCATTGCTTCTTCACCTCTTGCTGTTTTATGTGGTACCATGCCACGTACCACACGCCAGAAGATGCGGCTTGGTGCCCGAAAGTGGAATGGACCACGAGCTGGTTTAACATTGCAGCGTTTTCTCAGGAAGTCAAGGTATTTTACTAAAAAAGAAAACACCAATTCACAGAATAATAAGACAGAGATATATAAACTGTACGGGTTGAGTGCATACATAAATGCATAACGCACGCAAAGCCAACGCGCGAATGCATTAGAATACACATGACCTACATTTGTTTCTGTAGAAGCTTCCACTGATGTTGATTGCCTCACATCTTACCACTACCACGCGTTGTCCTATGAACAATTAGAACTCTAACAACAATTGTGATACTTCCGACGCCATGTGTAACCACAAACACATTCATTTGCCGTCTACACAAATTCTCTGCACTGAAACTCACCGCTAAGTACTGCTTTGGCGATTATGGAAGCAAGTCGACCCAACAGATGACCAGCGCCGTCTATCACAATTTGCTGGAACGATAAAATACAACACAATGATCACCGATTGGTGAAAAATCACAAGCGTAGCTATCAATAAGTTACCGTAACACCACAATAACATTAAATTCTATCCTATAACTGTGTTACAGAACACTGCTAACTCACTAACCTTCTCAAATCCCATCCTAAGACGACAAAAACCTGGCACATGGACTAAAAGAGTGTGCGCATGCGCTGATGTTTCTATACGCGTGCGTTTCACAACACGTGGTAAATTATTTTGCATTTCAGTGAATTACTGCTGTGGAATTTGCCGTTAGTTTCAAAGTAGTATGTGGgcccatagatagtatatactatctatggtggGCCATAGAGGAAGAATTCAGCAACTGGGATCTTCGTTATAAGTTTGAAACAGCTACTAGAATAAAGGGGCGTGGCcacattaattattttgtaattacgATTTAATAAGATTATATACAACAGTTGTAAGTCCTCTGCTCAGTGAACAGAAAAACCCCGGTGAGTTAAAAGAAACTGAACACATTGCCTGAAGTCTTTGCCGGTGTCTGTGAACCTGCAAATGTGAATGAGAAATCTTCTTGTGTACCTGATGTCGAGGCAGGACTACCAAAACATGACATGCCACCACCAACTGCAGAGCTAGTTTCACTATTAGCTGCCCCAGGTGAGGTAAATGAAAAACCAGGAGAAAATCCAGACACAAGTGGTTCACTAGTCAATTGTAAACCAGTAGATATACCTTCTAGTTGGCTACTGTTGTTCTGGCCAAAACCAGTGAAGAAGTTAGACTGAGGAGGCTGCTGCATCAGACCCGCACCAAATGCTGGCATGTTGAAAGTTGGAATATTTGCAGTGAGAGAACTGTCTGACAGAGTAAACTCAGGCTGTGATTGCTGACTTTGTTGTTCCTTTTGTTGGTATAATTGACTATTTTCCTGAGATGGCATTTCAACTATCGGTTGTTGATCCTGGAAGGTAATCATGTTACTACTGCCCATCACTTCGATAGCACCT encodes the following:
- the LOC136258935 gene encoding large ribosomal subunit protein uL13-like gives rise to the protein MGFEKQIVIDGAGHLLGRLASIIAKAVLSGQRVVVVRCEAINISGSFYRNKLKYLDFLRKRCNVKPARGPFHFRAPSRIFWRVVRGMVPHKTARGEEAMNRLRVYDGIPAPYDKQKRMVVPSALRVLKLQPKRKYCLVGRLSHEVGWKYQDVLKTLEEKRKAKSSIYYERKKHLLRLREKAKQESKAELAEVNQKLEQFGYAE